In one Nitrospira sp. genomic region, the following are encoded:
- a CDS encoding alanine transaminase encodes MIETFYRIKRFPPYVFAQVQALKLEARQRGEDIIDFGMGNPDQPTPPHIVEKLIEATRNPKNHRYSASRGITKLRHAITGWYKRQYDVDLDPETEAIVTIGSKEGIAHLSLAMLGPGDVVLTPTPTYPIHIYSVIIAGGEVRGVELRQDSDFFEDLTRAYRQTMPRPRVLIINFPHNPTTAVVDLEFFKKIVAFAKEHNVIVIHDLAYADLVFDGYRAPSLLQVPEAKDIGVEFYTLSKSYNMPGWRVGFCVGNREVIGALAKIKSYLDYGIFQPVQIASIIALNGPQDCVKETVHRYQRRRDVLVDGLNRAGWAVDKPRATMFVWARIPPPFRGMGSLEFSKMLLKEAKVAVSPGIGFGEGGDEYVRFGLVENEHRTRQAVRGIKKALKLEGADE; translated from the coding sequence ATGATCGAAACGTTTTACAGAATCAAGCGGTTTCCGCCCTATGTGTTTGCGCAGGTGCAAGCGCTCAAGCTCGAGGCGCGCCAGCGCGGCGAGGACATCATCGATTTCGGCATGGGCAATCCGGACCAGCCGACGCCGCCGCACATCGTGGAGAAGCTAATCGAGGCGACGCGCAATCCGAAGAACCATCGCTATTCCGCGTCGCGCGGCATCACAAAGCTCCGCCATGCGATCACGGGCTGGTACAAGCGACAGTACGACGTGGATCTGGACCCGGAAACCGAGGCGATCGTCACGATCGGCTCGAAGGAGGGGATCGCGCACTTGTCGCTGGCCATGCTGGGGCCGGGCGACGTCGTGCTTACGCCGACGCCGACCTATCCGATCCACATCTACAGCGTGATCATCGCGGGCGGCGAGGTGCGCGGCGTGGAGCTACGCCAAGACAGCGACTTTTTCGAAGATCTGACGCGGGCCTACCGGCAGACGATGCCGCGGCCGCGTGTGCTGATCATCAATTTCCCCCACAATCCGACGACGGCGGTGGTGGATCTGGAGTTTTTTAAGAAGATCGTAGCCTTCGCGAAGGAGCACAACGTCATCGTCATTCACGATCTGGCGTATGCAGACCTCGTGTTTGATGGGTACCGCGCGCCGAGTTTGTTGCAGGTACCGGAGGCGAAGGACATCGGCGTGGAGTTTTACACGCTCTCCAAGAGCTACAACATGCCGGGCTGGCGGGTGGGCTTCTGCGTAGGCAATCGCGAGGTGATCGGGGCGCTGGCGAAAATCAAGAGCTATCTGGACTATGGCATTTTCCAGCCGGTCCAGATCGCGAGCATCATCGCGCTCAACGGACCGCAGGATTGTGTGAAGGAAACCGTGCACCGCTATCAGCGGCGGCGCGACGTGCTGGTGGACGGGCTGAACCGGGCCGGGTGGGCGGTGGACAAGCCGCGGGCGACGATGTTCGTCTGGGCGCGAATTCCGCCGCCGTTCCGCGGGATGGGCTCACTGGAATTTTCGAAGATGCTGCTCAAGGAAGCCAAGGTCGCCGTCTCACCGGGCATCGGCTTCGGCGAGGGGGGCGATGAATACGTGCGGTTTGGGCTGGTGGAGAACGAGCACCGCACCCGGCAGGCGGTGCGGGGGATCAAGAAGGCGTTGAAGCTTGAGGGGGCGGACGAGTAG
- a CDS encoding homoserine dehydrogenase: MKQKIGVGLIGWGTVGTGVAKILLGRRALITRRVGVPIELVRVADLDTTRDRGIALPPGVLINDAKALIDDPAVDIVIELIGGYDAAKKFILEALAQGKPVVTANKALLAVHGEEIFEAVVRHKTELGFEASVGGGIPVIRALMEGLAANSILSLFGIINGTSNYILSRMTCEGQSFQVVLAEAQAAGYAEADPAFDVAGIDSAHKLAIMVSLAYGTPVNAKDIYTEGITRITPVDIAYAEEFGYTIKLLGIAKALDGEIEARVHPTMVPSASPIAQVEGVYNAIQLVGDAVGDIVLYGQGAGSMPTGSAVVSDVIALARNLLRGASGRVPPASFQQDQRRPLRIRPMEEIIARYYLRFMVLDRPGVLSQIAGVLGRHHISIASVIQQGRKEGQTVPVVIMTHAARERDAQASLREIDQMAFISEPTTLIRVEGHDE; this comes from the coding sequence GTGAAACAAAAGATCGGTGTCGGGCTGATCGGATGGGGAACGGTCGGCACCGGCGTGGCGAAAATTCTGCTGGGCCGCCGCGCGCTGATCACGCGCCGCGTCGGCGTGCCCATCGAGCTCGTCCGCGTGGCGGATCTCGACACCACCCGCGACCGGGGCATCGCACTTCCGCCAGGTGTGCTGATCAACGATGCGAAGGCGCTGATCGACGATCCGGCGGTGGACATCGTCATCGAGCTGATCGGCGGGTACGACGCGGCCAAGAAATTCATTCTGGAGGCGCTGGCCCAGGGCAAACCGGTCGTCACGGCCAACAAGGCGCTGCTGGCCGTACATGGTGAGGAAATTTTCGAGGCGGTGGTCCGCCACAAGACCGAGCTGGGCTTCGAGGCCAGCGTGGGCGGCGGCATCCCCGTGATCCGTGCGCTCATGGAGGGGCTCGCGGCCAATTCGATCCTGTCGCTCTTCGGGATCATCAACGGGACCTCAAACTATATCCTGAGCCGCATGACCTGCGAGGGGCAGAGTTTCCAAGTCGTGCTGGCCGAGGCGCAGGCGGCGGGCTACGCCGAGGCGGATCCAGCCTTCGATGTGGCCGGCATCGATTCGGCGCACAAGCTCGCCATCATGGTGAGCCTCGCCTACGGGACGCCGGTCAACGCGAAGGACATCTACACCGAGGGCATCACCCGCATCACGCCGGTGGACATCGCCTACGCGGAGGAGTTCGGCTACACGATAAAACTGCTGGGCATCGCCAAGGCGCTTGACGGCGAGATCGAAGCGCGTGTGCACCCGACGATGGTGCCGTCCGCCTCGCCGATCGCGCAGGTCGAGGGCGTCTACAACGCGATCCAGCTTGTGGGGGACGCCGTGGGCGATATCGTGCTCTATGGGCAGGGGGCCGGCTCCATGCCGACCGGCAGCGCCGTGGTCAGCGACGTGATCGCGCTCGCCCGCAATCTGCTGCGCGGGGCATCCGGCCGCGTGCCGCCGGCTTCGTTCCAGCAGGACCAGCGCCGGCCGCTGCGTATCCGTCCGATGGAGGAGATCATCGCACGGTACTACCTGCGTTTCATGGTGCTGGACCGGCCGGGCGTGCTCTCGCAGATTGCCGGTGTGCTGGGCCGTCACCACATCAGCATCGCGTCGGTGATCCAGCAGGGCCGCAAGGAAGGACAGACGGTGCCGGTCGTCATCATGACGCATGCCGCCCGCGAGCGCGACGCGCAGGCGTCGCTCCGTGAGATCGACCAGATGGCGTTCATCTCTGAGCCCACGACTTTAATCCGTGTTGAGGGCCACGACGAGTAA
- a CDS encoding threonine synthase, whose protein sequence is MMRWRGIIEEYRKFLPVTEQTPVISLGEGHTPLVPTPRLAAKIAPGVELYVKLEGANPTGSFKDRGMTLAISKACEAGARAVICASTGNTSAAAAAYGARAGVAVYVLIPAGKIALGKLSQAMMHHATVIQIEGNFDQALAIVKELAATHKIELVNSLNPFRIEGQKTAAFEVCDQLGAAPAFHVLPVGNAGNITAYWRGYKEYHAAGQISQLPRMMGFQAAGAAPIVLGKVVEDPQTVATAIRIGNPASWQLALQAVTETSGRIDMVTDEEILYAYSLVAAAEGVYCEPASAASIAGVVRLQKQGVFKKGDTVVCTLTGHGLKDADTAIGVSKQPVTVKADREAVAKLLSL, encoded by the coding sequence ATGATGCGCTGGCGTGGCATCATCGAGGAGTATCGCAAGTTTCTCCCGGTGACGGAGCAGACGCCGGTCATCTCGCTGGGCGAAGGCCATACGCCGCTGGTCCCCACGCCGCGGCTGGCGGCGAAGATTGCACCGGGCGTCGAGCTCTACGTGAAGCTCGAGGGCGCCAACCCGACCGGCTCCTTCAAAGACCGCGGGATGACACTGGCGATCTCGAAGGCTTGCGAGGCCGGCGCGCGCGCGGTCATCTGCGCGTCCACCGGCAACACGTCCGCGGCCGCAGCCGCTTACGGCGCCCGCGCCGGGGTGGCGGTCTACGTGCTGATTCCGGCAGGAAAGATCGCGCTAGGGAAACTGTCGCAGGCGATGATGCACCATGCGACGGTCATCCAGATCGAGGGGAATTTCGACCAGGCACTGGCGATCGTGAAGGAGCTGGCGGCGACGCACAAAATCGAGCTGGTCAATTCGCTCAATCCGTTCCGGATCGAGGGCCAGAAGACGGCGGCCTTCGAGGTTTGCGACCAATTGGGTGCCGCGCCCGCGTTCCACGTGCTGCCGGTCGGCAACGCCGGCAACATCACGGCCTACTGGCGTGGCTACAAGGAATATCACGCGGCCGGCCAGATCAGCCAATTGCCGCGCATGATGGGGTTCCAGGCGGCGGGCGCTGCGCCGATCGTGCTGGGCAAGGTCGTGGAGGATCCGCAGACCGTGGCCACGGCGATTCGCATCGGCAATCCGGCAAGCTGGCAGTTGGCCTTGCAGGCGGTCACGGAGACGTCCGGCAGGATCGACATGGTGACGGACGAGGAAATTTTGTACGCGTACAGTCTCGTCGCGGCGGCGGAAGGGGTGTACTGCGAGCCGGCGTCAGCGGCGTCGATTGCGGGCGTGGTTAGATTGCAGAAACAAGGTGTTTTCAAGAAAGGCGACACGGTCGTCTGCACGCTGACCGGGCATGGTTTAAAGGACGCGGATACGGCCATCGGCGTGAGCAAGCAACCGGTGACGGTCAAGGCAGACCGGGAAGCGGTGGCGAAACTGTTGAGTCTCTGA
- a CDS encoding phosphoglycerate mutase: MKYVVLHGDGLISGPRQELGGKTVLQAASTPNMDALAQQGELGVAGMPADGQAVTSGMVQLAVLGYDPQKWYPGAGPLEATSLGVTLGEHDVAFRCSMVTLRSNAGGKAPYDELKKLAPPVTVEGETDQLSVEDARELLEAVNEQLGSETIQFYPGTGSRHVMVWVNGKVKAACLDPREAIGKPVGDCLPSGAGADILRKLMDASLVILRDHPVNDERRKDGLKPVHCLWLWGQGRASRWPKFSDQHRVTGVIVATNDVRRGIGMCAGLEAVDPAKIVAADGSDFLSRGQAAVRELTRKALVYVHAELPPAVVTGGDGPAAVKIVEEFDRRVVGTVLDGLAKAGPYRVLLVCDRGRMRSDGLPPAIYALCGGPLQKAKAGRRFNEVEGAAVTDGARDATRLMNRLLSQG; the protein is encoded by the coding sequence ATGAAGTACGTTGTGTTGCACGGAGACGGCCTGATCAGCGGGCCGCGCCAAGAACTGGGCGGAAAGACGGTGCTGCAGGCCGCGTCCACGCCAAACATGGACGCGCTCGCGCAGCAGGGTGAACTGGGCGTCGCCGGCATGCCGGCTGACGGGCAGGCCGTCACCAGCGGCATGGTGCAACTCGCCGTGCTGGGCTACGACCCGCAGAAATGGTATCCGGGCGCGGGCCCGCTCGAAGCGACCAGCCTCGGCGTCACCCTTGGCGAGCACGACGTGGCGTTTCGCTGCAGCATGGTCACGCTGCGCAGCAACGCCGGGGGCAAGGCCCCCTACGACGAGCTCAAGAAGCTGGCGCCGCCAGTGACGGTGGAGGGCGAGACGGACCAGCTCAGCGTCGAGGACGCGCGCGAGCTGCTCGAGGCGGTCAACGAACAGCTTGGCTCCGAGACGATTCAATTTTATCCCGGCACCGGTTCGCGGCACGTGATGGTGTGGGTCAATGGCAAGGTAAAGGCGGCCTGTCTCGATCCGCGCGAGGCGATCGGCAAGCCGGTGGGCGACTGTCTGCCGAGCGGGGCGGGCGCGGACATTCTGCGCAAGCTGATGGATGCCTCGCTCGTCATTCTGCGCGACCATCCGGTGAACGACGAGCGCCGGAAAGACGGGCTCAAGCCGGTCCACTGTCTCTGGCTGTGGGGGCAGGGCCGCGCGTCGCGCTGGCCGAAGTTTTCCGACCAGCACCGCGTCACGGGCGTGATCGTGGCGACCAACGATGTCCGGCGTGGCATCGGTATGTGTGCGGGATTGGAGGCAGTGGACCCGGCAAAGATCGTCGCGGCCGACGGATCGGATTTTTTGAGTCGCGGACAGGCGGCGGTGCGGGAATTGACCAGGAAGGCCTTGGTCTACGTGCATGCCGAACTGCCACCGGCGGTCGTGACCGGTGGGGACGGCCCCGCGGCCGTGAAAATCGTGGAGGAATTCGACAGGCGTGTGGTGGGCACGGTGCTCGACGGGCTGGCGAAAGCCGGGCCCTATCGCGTGTTGCTGGTGTGTGACCGCGGGCGTATGCGGAGCGACGGGCTGCCGCCGGCGATCTATGCCCTCTGCGGCGGGCCGTTGCAGAAGGCCAAGGCGGGCCGGCGGTTCAACGAGGTGGAGGGAGCGGCGGTCACGGACGGGGCACGGGACGCGACCCGGCTGATGAACCGGCTCCTGTCCCAAGGGTAG
- a CDS encoding aspartate kinase — protein MALLVHKYGGTSVGNIERIQRVADKVAKAKADGHRLVVVLSAMSGETDRLLKLAHEMTSVPDERELDMLLSTGERVTIALLAMALRGRGVDAQSFTGRQVGIITDSAHTKARIARVAADRIKEALNKGIIPVVAGFQGINEHSDVTTLGRGGSDLTAVALAAALKADRCIIYTDVDGVYTADPNIVPTARRLDKISYEEMLELASLGAKVLQSRSVEFAAKFNVPVEVQSSFTEGKGTLVAKEDADMERVSVSGVTGDRNQAKVTIVGVPDSPGIAARIFGPIAAANIIVDMIIQNVGQGSLTDMSFTIPRADLPKATPLVQRIAKDIEAKSVAVNESIAKVSLVGVGMRTHSGVAAKMFEVLSKEGINIMMISTSEIKISCVIDEKQVQPALKALHKAFGLDGPTQKK, from the coding sequence ATGGCGCTGCTAGTACATAAATACGGCGGCACATCCGTTGGCAACATTGAGCGCATTCAGCGCGTTGCCGACAAGGTGGCCAAGGCGAAGGCGGACGGGCACCGCCTCGTCGTCGTGCTGTCAGCCATGAGCGGCGAGACGGACCGCCTGCTCAAGCTGGCGCACGAGATGACGTCGGTGCCGGACGAGCGCGAGCTCGACATGCTGCTCTCTACCGGTGAGCGGGTCACAATCGCGCTTCTGGCGATGGCCCTCCGGGGCCGCGGGGTCGACGCGCAGTCGTTCACCGGGCGGCAGGTCGGGATCATCACCGACAGCGCGCACACAAAGGCGCGGATCGCGCGGGTGGCGGCGGACCGCATCAAGGAGGCGCTCAACAAGGGCATTATCCCGGTGGTGGCCGGCTTTCAGGGGATCAACGAGCACTCCGACGTCACGACGCTCGGGCGTGGCGGGTCGGACCTGACGGCGGTGGCGCTGGCGGCTGCGCTCAAGGCGGACCGCTGCATCATTTATACAGACGTAGACGGCGTCTACACGGCCGATCCGAACATAGTGCCGACCGCGCGGCGCCTGGACAAAATCTCCTATGAAGAGATGCTCGAATTGGCGAGCCTGGGCGCGAAAGTGCTGCAGAGCCGCTCGGTGGAATTTGCGGCTAAATTCAACGTACCGGTGGAAGTGCAATCCAGCTTCACGGAAGGGAAGGGGACGCTCGTGGCGAAAGAAGACGCGGACATGGAACGGGTGTCGGTCTCCGGCGTGACCGGCGACCGCAATCAGGCCAAGGTGACGATCGTGGGCGTGCCGGACTCGCCGGGGATCGCGGCGCGAATCTTCGGGCCGATCGCGGCGGCCAACATCATCGTGGACATGATTATTCAGAACGTGGGGCAGGGCTCGTTGACCGACATGTCCTTCACGATCCCGCGCGCGGACCTGCCGAAGGCCACGCCGCTGGTGCAACGCATCGCAAAGGACATCGAGGCCAAATCGGTGGCGGTCAACGAGTCCATCGCCAAGGTGTCGCTCGTCGGCGTAGGCATGCGGACCCATTCAGGCGTGGCGGCAAAGATGTTTGAAGTGCTCTCGAAGGAGGGCATCAACATCATGATGATCAGCACGTCGGAGATCAAAATCTCCTGCGTCATCGACGAGAAGCAGGTGCAGCCGGCGCTGAAGGCGCTGCACAAAGCGTTCGGATTGGACGGGCCGACTCAGAAGAAGTAA
- a CDS encoding citramalate synthase has protein sequence MPSLEIYDTTLRDGAQAEDVSFSVEDKVRVAQKLDELGVQYIEGGWPGANPRDIEFFHMIKTVPMQAATVVAFGSTRKASNPAAKDANLRALLEAGTGTITLFGKSWDLHVTDALGISLAKNLEIIEDSLAYLKDKGRRVFYDAEHFFDGYKADPDYALKTLQRAVKAGAERVILCDTNGGTMPWEIRHICKAVTRELSVPLGIHAHNDTEMAVANSLVALDAGAVQVQGTINGIGERCGNANLCSILPNLELKMKRRALQDDRLTHLREVSNFVTEIANLMPNKHQPYVGESAFAHKGGVHIHAVQKNPATYEHVIPGKVGNRQRMLISDHSGRSGLMEKVETYGITLSKDNPKLQELLGRLKALENEGYQFEGAEGSLELLMRKAVGRYTPSFQLLGFRIVVEKRDPDSAPVSEATVTVKVGDAVQHTSAQGAGGPVNALDHALRKALEKFYPQLKEVKLLDYKVRVLAASQGTAAKVRVLIESGDHKEKWGTVGVSENIMEASWQALADSIEYKLIPKDR, from the coding sequence GTGCCGTCGCTGGAAATCTACGATACAACGCTGCGCGACGGCGCGCAGGCCGAGGACGTCAGTTTTTCGGTCGAGGACAAGGTGCGCGTCGCGCAGAAACTCGATGAGCTGGGCGTCCAATATATCGAGGGCGGCTGGCCAGGGGCCAATCCGCGCGATATCGAATTTTTCCACATGATCAAGACCGTGCCGATGCAGGCGGCCACGGTCGTGGCCTTCGGCTCCACGCGCAAGGCCAGCAACCCGGCCGCGAAGGACGCCAACCTCCGGGCGCTGCTGGAGGCAGGGACCGGCACGATCACGCTCTTCGGCAAGAGCTGGGATCTCCACGTGACAGACGCGCTGGGCATCTCGCTGGCCAAGAATCTGGAGATCATCGAGGATTCGCTGGCCTACTTGAAGGACAAGGGCCGACGCGTGTTCTACGACGCGGAGCACTTTTTCGACGGCTACAAGGCCGATCCGGACTACGCGCTGAAGACGCTGCAACGCGCGGTCAAGGCCGGCGCCGAGCGGGTGATTCTCTGCGACACGAACGGCGGGACGATGCCATGGGAGATCCGGCACATCTGCAAGGCGGTCACGCGCGAGTTGTCCGTGCCGCTCGGCATCCACGCGCACAATGACACCGAGATGGCGGTCGCCAACTCGCTCGTTGCGCTCGACGCAGGGGCCGTGCAGGTACAGGGGACGATCAACGGCATCGGTGAACGGTGCGGCAATGCCAATCTCTGCTCGATCCTGCCGAATCTTGAACTCAAGATGAAACGGCGGGCCTTACAAGACGACCGGCTCACACATCTGCGCGAGGTGTCCAACTTCGTGACGGAAATCGCCAACCTGATGCCCAACAAGCACCAACCCTACGTCGGCGAGTCCGCTTTCGCGCACAAGGGCGGTGTGCACATCCACGCCGTGCAGAAGAACCCGGCGACCTACGAGCATGTCATTCCCGGAAAGGTCGGCAACCGGCAGCGCATGCTCATTTCCGATCACAGCGGCCGCAGCGGGCTGATGGAAAAAGTCGAGACCTACGGCATCACCCTGTCCAAGGACAATCCGAAGCTTCAGGAACTACTCGGGCGGCTCAAGGCGCTCGAGAACGAGGGCTATCAGTTCGAGGGGGCAGAAGGCTCACTAGAGTTGCTCATGCGCAAGGCGGTGGGCCGCTACACGCCGTCGTTCCAGTTGCTGGGGTTCCGTATCGTGGTGGAGAAACGCGACCCGGACTCGGCGCCGGTCTCGGAGGCCACGGTGACGGTCAAGGTCGGCGACGCGGTGCAGCATACGTCTGCCCAGGGGGCCGGCGGGCCGGTCAATGCGCTGGACCATGCGCTTCGGAAGGCACTGGAGAAATTTTATCCCCAGCTCAAGGAAGTCAAACTGCTCGATTACAAAGTCCGTGTGCTGGCGGCTAGCCAGGGAACGGCGGCCAAGGTGCGCGTGCTGATCGAGTCGGGCGACCACAAGGAGAAATGGGGCACCGTCGGGGTGTCGGAAAACATCATGGAAGCTAGCTGGCAGGCCCTGGCCGATAGCATCGAGTACAAGCTCATCCCAAAGGACCGGTAG
- a CDS encoding integration host factor subunit alpha: MRKADIANEIYEKVGVSKKEAADIVEFILNLMKGVLQKGESIKIAGFGNFVVRSKGPRKGRNPRTGQEIGITPRRVVTFRPSQVFKKYVNS, translated from the coding sequence ATGAGAAAAGCCGACATCGCGAACGAAATCTATGAAAAGGTTGGGGTTTCAAAAAAGGAAGCCGCCGATATCGTCGAATTCATTCTCAATTTAATGAAGGGCGTGCTCCAAAAGGGCGAATCGATCAAAATCGCCGGGTTCGGGAACTTTGTGGTGCGCAGCAAGGGGCCCAGAAAGGGGCGCAATCCCCGGACGGGCCAGGAAATCGGCATTACGCCCCGCCGTGTTGTGACATTCCGTCCCAGTCAGGTCTTTAAGAAGTACGTCAACTCCTAA
- a CDS encoding MerR family transcriptional regulator produces MATEPKLGTKIFYKIGEVSEIAQLPPYVLRFWESQFEFLKPQKSRGLQRRYLQRDVETVLEIKRMLYEEGYTIAGLQRFWSRRGRHRKRKIGARDLAKRLRGELRAILKLLESYE; encoded by the coding sequence ATGGCGACTGAGCCCAAGTTGGGCACAAAAATCTTCTATAAGATCGGGGAAGTCAGCGAGATTGCGCAGCTGCCACCGTATGTCCTGCGGTTCTGGGAATCCCAGTTCGAGTTTCTCAAGCCGCAGAAAAGCCGGGGCCTCCAGCGGCGCTATCTCCAGCGGGACGTCGAGACCGTGCTGGAGATCAAACGGATGCTGTACGAGGAAGGCTACACGATCGCGGGGCTGCAGCGATTTTGGTCGCGGCGAGGGCGCCATCGCAAACGGAAGATCGGCGCGCGGGATCTCGCGAAGCGGCTGCGGGGGGAACTCCGCGCCATTCTCAAATTACTTGAGTCGTATGAATAA